Within Thermoplasmataceae archaeon, the genomic segment TGTGTCATCTCTCCTGGTAATTGTTGTTGGTTACATTTTTCTGCAGGTTTTTTCCAACATCGCAATAGGATCTGTTCAACCAGTAGTGGCGGAGACGGTTAGCGCTGACCAGCGAGGAATTTCAGCCGGTTTCAACGGGTTATTCACGTTCACTGGATCTGCTCTGGGATTTGGAATAACGGGGTTTCTCATGACTTATTATTCACAGACGGTAGCGATGTATTCCATAGCTGCGGGATTAATTATAACTGGAACCGGCGCGATCATTACCCTGATTTACGGTAAGATAAGCCCAATGCGGGAGCACCACATACATATTAGCGGTCTGATGCACATGCCCAAGGACCTACGTTCCTTTCAGAGACTGACCGCGGGGTCCTTCATGGTGTTTATGGGAGTTACCGGACTGACTTACTTTGAACTCTATTTTTTCAAGCAAGTATTGAACGTAACAAACCCACAGATATACGTAGCCGTAGCTGGAATTGTGGTACTTGCGATATCGGCTGTTGTGACCGTTGCGCTTGGACATTTCTCTGACAGGATAGGCAGGTGGAGAATTATGGCTGCGGATGCTGCATTTGCGGCAATTCCCACGGCTCTCATACCTTTCTTCAGATCCTTCTATGTATTTCTTATCCTTGGTGCTCTAATAGGGTCATCTTACGGTACTTTTTACAGTGTTTCCTCAGCCATGGCAGGCGA encodes:
- a CDS encoding MFS transporter, yielding MERVPKLPMVFLLGFNSLYLGVNYLWISFESLILPTQIGNLVPEYRMGLILGIVAAVGAGSGILGNLLSGYLSDRIRILGSRRAPFIAIGVALATVTVLLEGLFVSSLLVIVVGYIFLQVFSNIAIGSVQPVVAETVSADQRGISAGFNGLFTFTGSALGFGITGFLMTYYSQTVAMYSIAAGLIITGTGAIITLIYGKISPMREHHIHISGLMHMPKDLRSFQRLTAGSFMVFMGVTGLTYFELYFFKQVLNVTNPQIYVAVAGIVVLAISAVVTVALGHFSDRIGRWRIMAADAAFAAIPTALIPFFRSFYVFLILGALIGSSYGTFYSVSSAMAGDLAPKQEAGKYMALFNLALAGASTISPLIYGSILFLLSSSVHYSYVALFSTSSAFYLIGSVLILNASRFSGSVGKPLRNMLTKSGT